A single window of Larus michahellis chromosome 17, bLarMic1.1, whole genome shotgun sequence DNA harbors:
- the NNMT gene encoding nicotinamide N-methyltransferase, with product MEAPAVFTGTDVYQRSFNPQEYLREFYRLSDSQGQPNTFLTQNLRVLQKMFSLDGLRGDTLIDVGCGPTIYQLLSACEHFQEIIALDYTDQNRRELEKWLKKEAGAFDWRPVVEYVCELEGDREKWAEKEEKLRKKVKQVLKCDVTKANPTEPVSLPPADCIVSTLCLEAACKDLATFRSALRNVGALVKPGGHLVMVTVLQETYYAFNNQVFSCLRLDKNMVEEAVEGAGFDVRFSEVQPCPPGNAGADCEAVLSLVARKRASISG from the exons ATGGAGGCTCCGGCCGTCTTCACGGGCACAGACGTCTACCAGCGGAGTTTCAACCCTCAGGAGTACTTGAGGGAATTTTACAGGTTGAGCGACAGCCAGGGGCAGCCGAACACCTTCCTGACGCAAAACCTGAGGgtcctgcagaaaatgttttccctgG ATGGGCTGAGAGGCGATACCCTGATAGACGTCGGCTGCGGCCCCACCATCTACCAGCTTCTGTCCGCTTGCGAGCACTTCCAGGAGATCATCGCCTTGGACTACACGGACCAGAACCGCcgggagctggagaagtggctGAAGAAGGAAGCGGGAGCCTTCGACTGGAGGCCGGTGGTGGAATACGTTTGCGAGCTGGAAGGGGACAG GGAGAAGTGGgctgagaaagaggagaaactgCGAAAGAAGGTGAAGCAGGTTCTGAAGTGCGACGTGACCAAAGCCAACCCCACGGAGCCCGTGTCCCTGCCCCCCGCCGACTGCATCGTCTCCACCCTCTGCTTGGAGGCCGCCTGCAAGGACCTGGCCACCTTCCGCAGCGCCCTGAGAAACGTCGGTGCCCTCGTGAAGCCGGGGGGACACCTGGTGATGGTCACCGTCCTGCAGGAAACCTACTACGCCTTCAACAATCAGGTCTTCTCGTGCCTCCGCCTGGACAAGAACATGGTGGAGGAAGCCGTGGAGGGCGCCGGCTTTGACGTGAGGTTCAGTGAGGTCCAGCCGTGCCCTCCCGGCAACGCCGGCGCCGACTGCGAAGCCGTGTTGAGCCTGGTGGCCCGCAAGCGTGCCTCCATCAGCGGGTAG